A single region of the Chionomys nivalis chromosome 23, mChiNiv1.1, whole genome shotgun sequence genome encodes:
- the LOC130865521 gene encoding olfactory receptor 6F1, whose translation MVTENATLAQAFLLLGFPGPQTLQLSLFMLFLVMYLLTIGGNMAILVLVSTSHQLHTPMYFFLSNLSFLEIWYTTAAVPKALAILVGRSQTISFSGCLLQMYLVFSLGCTEYFLLAAMAYDRYLAICSPLHYPAIMNSLLSAQLALSSWICGFLAISVPTALISTLSFCSSHAINHFFCDIAPWIALACTSTQAVETVAFVIAFVVILSSCLITLISYVYIISTILRIPSASGRSKTFSTCSSHLTVVLIWYGSTIFLHVRTSIKDDLDLTKAVHVLNTVVTPVLNPFIYTLRNKEVRETLMKKWRRM comes from the coding sequence ATGGTCACAGAGAATGCGACTCTAGCTCAAGCCTTTCTTCTCTTGGGCTTCCCTGGGCCTCAGACCTTACAGCTTTCTCTTTTCATGCTGTTTCTGGTGATGTATCTCCTTACCATTGGTGGTAATATGGCAATCTTGGTATTGGTCAGTACTTCACACCAGTTACATACCCCTATGTATTTCTTTCTGAGCAATCTGTCATTCTTGGAGATCTGGTATACCACAGCTGCAGTCCCCAaagctctggccatcctggtgGGAAGAAGCCAGACCATATCATTTTCAGGGTGTCTTTTGCAGATGTACCTGGTTTTCTCACTAGGTTGCACAGAATACTTCCTCTTGGCAGCCATGGCTTATGATCGCTATCTTGCCATCTGCTCTCCTCTACACTACCCAGCTATAATGAACAGTCTACTCTCAGCACAGTTGGCTCTTAGCTCCTGGATTTGTGGCTTCCTGGCCATCTCTGTGCCAACAGCCCTCATCAGCACCTTGTCCTTTTGTAGCTCTCATGCAATCAATCATTTCTTCTGTGATATTGCACCCTGGATTGCCCTGGCCTGCACCAGTACACAGGCAGTGGAGACGGTGGCTTTCGTGATTGCTTTTGTGGTTatcctgagttcctgtctcattaCTCTGATTTCTTACGTTTACATAATTAGCACCATCCTGAGGATTCCTTCTGCAAGTGGCCGAAGCAAAACATTCTCTacctgctcctcccacctcacTGTGGTGCTCATCTGGTATGGGTCCACAATTTTCCTCCATGTTCGAACCTCCATCAAGGATGACTTAGATCTGACCAAAGCTGTCCATGTCCTCAATACAGtggtaactccagttctcaaTCCCTTCATCTATACCCTTCGTAACAAGGAGGTCAGAGAAACTCTGATGAAGAAGTGGAGGAGAATGTGA